One Vitis vinifera cultivar Pinot Noir 40024 chromosome 8, ASM3070453v1 genomic window carries:
- the LOC100248215 gene encoding uncharacterized protein LOC100248215, translating into MGKVEEEQPLPSAIVVSEPSDQNVGSRCRIRGRVGFRCVLALLLGAAVMLSAIFWLPPFLQYADQRDLDLDSRFRGHDIVASFKVKKSISLLEDYLLQLENDIFVEIEGIESKVVVLSLEPSAGTNITKVVFAVDLDAKSSRILTSQSLIRELFESLVTQQSSLRLTASLFGDPFTFEVLKFPGGITVSPPQSAFLLQKVQILFNFTLNFSIEQILENFNELTSQLKSGLHLASYENLYISLTNSKGSTVSPPTTVQSSVLLAVGNTPSLPRLKQLAQTITGSHSRNLGLNNTVFGRVKQVRLSSILQHSLHGGAPSSSPTPAPVPHPHNHHHHHHHHHHHHHNAHIAPTIAAAPVPASWKSSPAPEKSSPAPEKSSPAPKKSSPAPKSSPAPERSSPAPEGSSPAPERSYEARPPGCQNGHKRKFTSKTKKPAQSVPTVAPRISPHYSAASPHPQVGPPGTVTHAVPALSPLPSIVLAHAQPPSKSEFDAKPPDIMPSFPPSPSSYAAGLVPTVQWVFPLFLAFVLHL; encoded by the exons ATGGGAAAGGTCGAAGAAGAGCAGCCTCTTCCCTCTGCTATTGTGGTGTCGGAGCCCTCCGACCAGAATGTCGGCAGCCGGTGTCGGATCCGTGGTCGCGTTGGGTTCAGATGCGTACTGGCGCTGCTTCTGGGCGCTGCCGTTATGCTCTCTGCGATATTCTGGCTTCCGCCCTTCTTGCAGTACGCGGATCAGAGGGATCTGGATCTGGATTCGAGGTTCCGAG GTCATGATATAGTAGCAAGTTTCAAAGTTAAGAAGTCAATTTCTTTGCTGGAAGACTATCTATTGCAGCTTGAGAATGACATCTTTGTTGAGATAGAAGGTATCGAGTCCAAG GTGGTTGTTTTATCTCTAGAACCCTCAGCTGGAACAAACATAACGAAGGTTGTGTTTGCGGTTGATCTGGATGCAAAATCTTCAAGAATATTAACTTCTCAAAGTTTGATCAGGGAATTGTTTGAATCTTTGGTTACGCAACAATCATCTCTACGTTTGACTGCATCTTTGTTTGGGGACCCATTCACGTTTGAGGTGCTAAAATTTCCTGGAGGAATAACAGTAAGCCCTCCACAGAGTGCCTTCCTTCTGCAGAAAGTGCAGATCCTTTTCAATTTTACCTTAAACTTCTCTATCGAACAAATACTAGAAAATTTCAATGAGCTGACCAGCCAGCTGAAGTCGGGTTTACATCTAGCATCTTATGAG AACTTGTACATCAGCTTGACGAATTCAAAGGGTTCAACAGTGTCTCCTCCAACTACGGTTCAGTCATCTGTTCTACTAGCAGTTGGGAATACCCCCTCGCTTCCAAGGTTAAAACAGTTGGCTCAAACCATCACAGGTTCTCATTCTAGAAACCTTGGCTTGAATAACACGGTATTTGGTAGGGTTAAGCAAGTTCGACTTTCATCTATTCTACAACATTCCCTCCATGGTGGTGCCCCTTCTTCATCACCTACTCCTGCTCCAGTGCCACATCCTCACAACCATCATCACCACCATCACCATCATCACCACCATCATCACAATGCCCATATTGCTCCCACAATTGCAGCAGCACCTGTGCCTGCATCTTGGAAAAGTTCTCCTGCACCTGAGAAAAGTTCACCTGCACCTGAGAAAAGTTCACCTGCACCTAAGAAAAGTTCACCTGCACCCAAAAGTTCTCCTGCACCTGAAAGAAGTTCTCCTGCACCTGAAGGAAGTTCTCCTGCACCTGAGAGAAGTTATGAAGCAAGGCCTCCTGGTTGCCAAAATGGGCATAAAAGAAAGTTCACGAGCAAGACCAAAAAGCCAGCTCAATCAGTCCCTACTGTTGCACCAAGGATTTCTCCGCACTATTCTGCGGCCTCACCTCATCCACAGGTGGGCCCACCTGGGACTGTCACCCATGCAGTTCCTGCACTAAGTCCTTTGCCAAGCATAGTTCTAGCTCATGCTCAGCCCCCATCAAAAAGTGAATTTGATGCAAAGCCTCCAGACATAATGCCATCATTTCCACCGTCACCATCCTCAt ATGCTGCAGGTCTTGTTCCTACTGTTCAATGGGTATTTCCACTATTTCTAGCTTTTGTATTACATTTGTAA
- the LOC104880093 gene encoding aspartic proteinase CDR1 encodes MASVNLLLIICFTFIFSPCISAASDSKGFSTNLIHIHSPSSPYKNVKAESLAKDTALESTLSRHAYLRARQQKALQPADFVPPPLIRDKSAFLANLSIGNPPTNVYVVLDTGSDLFWIQCEPCDVCYKQKDPIYNRTKSDSYTEMLCNEPPCLSLGREGQCSDSGSCLYQTSYADGSRTSGLLSYEKVAFTSHYSDEDKTAQVGFGCGLQNLNFVTSSRDGGVLGLGPGLVSLVSQLSAIGKVSKSFAYCFGNLSNPNAGGFLVFGDATYLNGDMTPMVIAEFYYVNLLGIGLGVEEPRLDINSSSFERKPDGSGGVIIDSGSTLSIFPPEVYEVVRNAVVDKLKKGYNISPLTSSPDCFEGKIGRDLPLFPTLVLYLESTGILNDRWSIFLQRYDELFCLGFTSGEGLSIIGTLAQQSYKFGYNLELSTLSIESNPDCGL; translated from the coding sequence ATGGCTTCCGTCAATCTGCTATTGATCATTTGCTTCACATTCATATTCTCGCCATGCATCTCTGCTGCGAGTGATTCTAAGGGTTTTTCTACAAATCTTATTCATATTCATTCGCCATCCTCCCCATACAAGAATGTCAAAGCAGAGAGCCTGGCCAAGGACACGGCTCTCGAGAGCACGCTCTCGCGGCACGCTTATTTAAGGGCCAGGCAACAAAAAGCCCTGCAGCCGGCGGACTTTGTGCCCCCTCCTCTTATTCGTGATAAATCCGCGTTCCTAGCAAATTTATCCATTGGTAATCCACCTACGAATGTGTATGTCGTCCTTGACACCGGCAGTGACTTGTTCTGGATTCAATGTGAGCCTTGCGATGTTTGTTATAAGCAAAAGGATCCCATCTATAATCGGACCAAATCCGATTCTTATACTGAAATGTTATGCAATGAGCCTCCTTGCTTAAGTCTCGGACGTGAGGGCCAATGCAGTGATTCAGGGTCTTGTCTATACCAAACTTCTTATGCAGATGGCAGCAGGACGTCGGGTCTACTCTCCTACGAGAAAGTCGCCTTCACTTCACATTATTCAGATGAAGATAAAACAGCCCAAGTAGGCTTTGGATGCGgattacaaaatttgaatttcgtCACGTCGAGCCGTGACGGCGGGGTACTAGGCCTTGGTCCTGGACTGGTATCTTTGGTTTCCCAGCTCTCGGCAATTGGTAAAGTTTCAAAATCATTCGCCTACTGTTTTGGCAACCTTAGTAATCCAAATGCGGGGGGCTTTCTCGTATTTGGGGATGCTACGTATTTGAACGGTGACATGACGCCCATGGTGATAGCTGAGTTTTACTACGTCAATCTCCTCGGAATTGGTCTTGGCGTCGAAGAGCCGAGGCTTGACATAAATTCTTCTTCGTTTGAAAGAAAACCCGACGGAAGCGGAGGCGTTATCATCGACTCTGGCTCCACGCTGAGTATTTTTCCGCCAGAGGTGTACGAAGTGGTTAGAAATGCAGTGGTAGACAAGCTAAAAAAGGGATACAACATTAGTCCACTGACGAGCAGTCCCGActgttttgaaggaaaaataggaaGAGACCTGCCGCTCTTCCCAACCTTGGTACTTTACCTTGAGAGCACGGGCATTCTGAATGATAGATGGTCCATATTTTTGCAACGCTACGATGAATTATTCTGCTTAGGATTCACCAGTGGAGAGGGGTTAAGCATTATTGGCACTCTCGCTCAACAGTCCTATAAATTTGGGTATAACCTTGAGCTGAGCACACTTAGCATTGAGTCCAATCCCGACTGTGGGCTCTAG
- the LOC104880092 gene encoding aspartic proteinase CDR1-like, whose translation MSSVNNLLLIICLTFIFSPCISAASDSKGFSTNLIHIHSPSSPYKNVKAESLAEDTALKSTLSRHAYMRARQQKALQPADFVPPPLIPQEIMFLANLSIGNPPTNVYVILDTGSDLFWIQCEPCDVCYKQKDPIYDRTKSDSYTEMACDASLCLSLGSDAQCSDPAQRFCVYKYSYEDGTRTSGLLSYDDVAFTSHYSNEDKTAQVGFGCGLQNLNTLTGFRDGGVLGLGPGQVSLVSQLPAIGKVSKSFAYCFGNFSNPNAGGFLVFGDDTYLKGDITPMVIDEFYYINLLGIGLGIGEPRLDINSSSFERKPDGSGGVVIDSGTTLSAFVPEVYEVVRNAVVDKLQKGYNIRPLRSYPDCFRGKIGRDLKFFPIMELYLESTGILNDKWSIFRQRYRNAFCLGFTSGDGLNIIGNLAQQSYKFGFNLEQSTLSIESMPNCRPSSAFSN comes from the coding sequence ATGTCTTCTGTTAACAATCTGCTGTTGATCATTTGCCTCACATTCATATTCTCGCCATGCATCTCTGCTGCGAGTGATTCCAAGGGTTTTTCTACAAATCTTATTCATATTCATTCGCCATCCTCCCCATACAAGAATGTCAAAGCAGAGAGCCTGGCCGAGGACACTGCTCTCAAGAGCACGCTCTCGCGGCACGCTTATATGAGGGCCAGGCAACAAAAAGCCCTGCAGCCGGCGGACTTTGTGCCCCCTCCTCTTATTCCTCAGGAGATCATGTTCCTAGCAAATTTATCCATTGGTAATCCACCTACGAATGTGTATGTCATCCTTGACACCGGCAGTGACTTGTTCTGGATTCAATGTGAGCCTTGCGATGTTTGTTATAAGCAAAAGGATCCCATCTATGATCGGACCAAATCCGATTCTTACACTGAAATGGCATGCGATGCTTCTCTTTGCTTAAGTCTCGGAAGTGACGCCCAATGCAGTGATCCAGCTCAAAGGTTTTGTGTGTACAAATATTCTTATGAAGATGGCACCAGGACGTCGGGTCTCCTCTCCTACGATGACGTCGCCTTCACTTCACATTATTCAAATGAAGATAAAACAGCCCAAGTAGGCTTTGGATGCGGATTACAAAATTTGAATACCCTGACAGGATTCCGTGACGGCGGGGTACTAGGCCTTGGTCCTGGACAGGTATCTTTGGTTTCCCAGCTCCCGGCAATTGGTAAAGTTTCAAAATCATTCGCCTACTGTTTTGGCAACTTTAGTAATCCAAATGCGGGGGGCTTTCTCGTATTTGGGGATGATACGTATTTGAAAGGTGACATAACGCCCATGGTGATAGATGAGTTTTACTACATCAATCTCCTCGGCATTGGCCTTGGCATCGGAGAGCCGAGGCTTGACATAAATTCTTCTTCGTTTGAAAGAAAACCCGACGGAAGCGGAGGCGTTGTCATCGACTCCGGCACCACGCTGAGTGCTTTTGTGCCAGAGGTGTACGAAGTGGTTAGAAATGCAGTGGTAGACAAGCTACAAAAGGGATACAACATTAGGCCACTGAGGAGCTATCCCGACTGTTTTAGAGGAAAAATAGGAAGAGACCTGAAGTTCTTCCCAATCATGGAGCTTTACCTTGAGAGCACGGGCATTCTGAATGATAAATGGTCCATATTTCGGCAACGCTACCGTAACGCATTCTGCTTAGGATTCACCAGTGGAGATGGGTTAAACATTATTGGCAATCTCGCTCAACAGTCCTATAAATTTGGGTTTAACCTTGAGCAGAGCACACTTAGCATTGAGTCCATGCCCAACTGTAGGCCTAGTTCGGCATTTTCCAATTAG